From a single Labrenzia sp. PHM005 genomic region:
- a CDS encoding LamG-like jellyroll fold domain-containing protein produces MQSTSISLHNSAVYTIAGPTDFSGERGDYLQAAHSDALALANGTISLTFAADTVEGSRTLFSKDGRGYDSGGHLTVYLKDGFLYVRQQSDTKSEYLKVKDVVIAAGQTYHLAVSFGADGVNFYLNGQLAASEPEFQQGLEANTRAFVVGASGAWRSDDSQRASSQFDGTISDVMVFGSQLGQTDVAALAGAVDANFESVALNAIAQNNLIPAFQQLHHGSDEAKALAMAYGITHDGDLTTGAAIQSGTDGADTLAGTGEADAIDGGLGNDTIDGGGGNDVLQGGYGNDDLSGGEGNDVLDGGHGEDVLNGGAGDDLLISRSDGREGAIAYVEGRDEGDPYNELTNGKLYPNQPIPADDVLTGGAGADTFYFQTLINAKQRYIEEHTQDDGTIRWHGVAGENDKLHDHWVDMIGNDVITDFNRGEGDRILIEGHTTKIRSISYGDANSDGVMDHSVIQLYSDQGRGGGAHHMDELGTITVYGDLVRLTDISTTSRPAYGIVESIADLNEAIQPIQISEDRGPITPPDNLPEQADLPLPVGMTPVFAFAGPTDFSGERGDYLQAAHSEALALANGTISLTFAADTVEGSRTLFSKDGRGYDSGGHLTVYLKDGFLYVRQQSDTKSEYLKVKDVVIAAGQTYHLAVSFGADGLNFYLNGQLAASEPEFQQGLEANTRAFVVGASGAWRSDDSQRASSQFDGTISDVMVFGSQLGQTDVAALAGAVDANFESVALNAIAQNNLIPAFQQLHHGSDEAKALAMAYGITHDGDLTTGAAIQSGTDGADTLAGTGEADAIDGGLGNDTIDGGGGNDVLQGGYGNDDLSGGEGNDVLDGGHGEDVLNGGAGDDLLISRSDGREGAIAYVEGRDEGDPYNELTNGKLYPNQPIPADDVLTGGAGADTFYFQTLINAKQRYIEEHTQDDGTIRWHGVAGENDKLHDHWVDMIGNDVITDFNRGEGDRILIEGHTTKIRSISYGDANSDGVMDHSVIQLYSDQGRGGGAHHMDELGTITVYGDLVRLTDISTTSRPAYGIVESIADLNEAIQPIQISEDRGPITPPDNLPEQADLPLPVGMTPVFAFAGPTDFSGERGDYLQAAHSEALALANGTISLTFAADTVEGSRTLFSKDGRGYDSGGHLTVYLKDGFLYVRQQSDTKSEYLKVKDVVIAAGQTYHLAVSFGADGLNFYLNGQLAASEPEFQQGLEANTRAFVVGASGAWRSDDSQRASSQFDGTISDVMVFGSQLGQTDVAALAGAVDANFESVALNAIAQNNLIPAFQQLHHGSDEAKALAMAYGITHDGDLTTGAAIQSGTDGADALSGTGEADAIDGGLGNDTIDGGGGNDVLQGGYGNDDLSGGEGNDVLDGGHGEDVLNGGAGDDLLISRSDGREGAIAYVEGRDEGDPYNELTNGKLYPNQPIPADDVLTGGAGADTFYFQTLINAKQRYIEEHTQDDGTIRWHGVAGENDKLHDHWVDMIGNDVITDFNRGEGDRIIIEGHTTKIRSISYGDANSDGVMDHSVIQLYSDQGRGGGAHHMDELGTITVYGDLVRLTDISTTSRPAYGIVESIADLNEAIQPIQISEDRGPIAPPDNLPGLSGLTPPAGVNAVFSVPGQLEFEDVRNGQFAIPHQGAMQVDQGTIAFSFRADTISSYDALFSKDASGNGSGGHVTAFIKDDGTLKVRFQSSTDETWLYARDAVVAGQDYDFALTFGDDGVVVYLNGQAVASDAEFDASLLGNQEYLILGGNGWGSDAGEIGWIGNRFDGTISDFTILDQQLGASQITPLFTDDTAFY; encoded by the coding sequence ATGCAATCGACAAGTATTTCTCTTCATAACTCCGCTGTTTATACAATCGCCGGTCCGACGGATTTTTCTGGCGAGCGCGGGGATTATTTGCAGGCGGCGCATTCAGACGCTCTGGCCTTGGCCAATGGCACGATCTCGCTGACCTTTGCGGCCGATACGGTTGAGGGCAGCCGGACGCTGTTTTCCAAGGATGGCCGGGGCTATGACAGCGGCGGTCACCTGACGGTCTATCTGAAGGACGGCTTTTTGTATGTGCGCCAGCAGTCGGACACAAAAAGCGAATATCTGAAGGTCAAGGACGTGGTGATTGCTGCCGGCCAGACCTATCACTTGGCCGTCTCCTTTGGCGCGGACGGGGTGAACTTTTATCTGAACGGCCAGCTGGCAGCGTCCGAGCCGGAGTTCCAGCAGGGACTGGAAGCCAACACCCGGGCCTTTGTGGTCGGTGCGTCCGGGGCCTGGCGCTCCGATGACAGCCAGCGGGCATCCTCCCAGTTTGACGGCACGATCTCCGACGTGATGGTGTTTGGCAGCCAATTGGGTCAGACCGATGTGGCGGCACTTGCCGGAGCGGTGGATGCCAATTTTGAGAGCGTTGCTCTCAACGCCATTGCGCAGAACAATCTGATCCCGGCGTTCCAGCAGCTGCATCATGGCTCGGATGAAGCCAAGGCGCTGGCCATGGCCTATGGCATCACGCATGACGGCGATCTGACCACCGGGGCGGCGATCCAGTCCGGAACCGATGGGGCCGATACGCTTGCAGGAACAGGTGAGGCCGATGCCATTGATGGCGGGCTTGGCAACGACACGATCGATGGCGGGGGCGGCAATGATGTCCTGCAGGGCGGCTATGGCAATGACGATCTGAGCGGCGGCGAGGGCAATGATGTTCTCGATGGCGGCCACGGCGAAGATGTGCTGAATGGCGGGGCGGGGGATGATCTTCTGATCTCACGCTCCGATGGCCGGGAAGGGGCGATTGCCTATGTGGAAGGGCGCGACGAGGGCGACCCTTACAATGAGCTGACCAATGGCAAGCTCTATCCGAACCAGCCGATCCCGGCGGATGATGTTCTGACCGGCGGCGCGGGCGCGGACACCTTCTACTTCCAGACCCTGATCAACGCCAAACAGCGGTACATCGAAGAGCACACCCAGGATGACGGCACGATCCGCTGGCATGGGGTGGCCGGCGAGAACGACAAGCTGCACGACCATTGGGTCGACATGATCGGCAATGACGTGATTACCGACTTCAACCGGGGTGAGGGCGACCGGATCCTCATTGAGGGCCACACAACCAAGATCCGCTCGATCAGCTATGGCGATGCCAACTCCGACGGGGTTATGGATCACTCGGTGATTCAGCTTTATTCCGACCAGGGCCGGGGCGGCGGCGCCCACCATATGGATGAGCTGGGTACGATCACGGTCTATGGCGACCTGGTGCGCCTCACCGACATCTCCACCACCTCCCGGCCGGCTTACGGTATCGTTGAATCCATCGCCGATCTCAACGAGGCCATCCAGCCCATCCAGATCTCAGAAGACAGAGGACCAATCACGCCACCGGACAATCTGCCGGAACAAGCGGACTTGCCACTGCCAGTCGGAATGACACCTGTCTTTGCCTTTGCCGGTCCGACGGATTTTTCTGGCGAGCGCGGGGATTATTTGCAAGCGGCGCATTCGGAGGCGCTGGCCTTGGCCAATGGCACGATCTCGCTGACCTTTGCGGCCGATACGGTTGAGGGCAGCCGGACGCTGTTTTCCAAGGATGGCCGGGGCTATGACAGCGGCGGTCACCTGACGGTCTATCTGAAGGACGGTTTTTTGTATGTCCGTCAGCAGTCGGACACAAAAAGCGAATATCTGAAGGTCAAGGACGTGGTGATTGCTGCCGGCCAGACCTATCACTTGGCCGTCTCCTTTGGCGCCGACGGGCTGAACTTTTATCTCAATGGCCAGCTGGCGGCCTCCGAGCCTGAGTTCCAGCAAGGTCTGGAAGCCAATACCCGGGCCTTTGTGGTCGGGGCCTCCGGAGCCTGGCGCTCCGATGACAGCCAGCGGGCGTCCTCCCAGTTTGACGGCACGATCTCCGACGTGATGGTGTTTGGCAGCCAATTGGGGCAGACCGATGTGGCGGCACTTGCCGGAGCGGTGGATGCCAATTTTGAGAGTGTGGCGCTTAATGCCATTGCCCAGAACAATCTGATCCCGGCGTTCCAGCAGCTGCATCATGGCTCGGATGAAGCCAAGGCGCTGGCCATGGCCTATGGCATCACGCATGACGGCGATCTGACCACCGGGGCGGCGATCCAGTCCGGAACCGATGGGGCCGATACGCTTGCTGGAACAGGTGAGGCCGATGCCATTGATGGCGGGCTTGGCAACGACACGATCGATGGCGGGGGCGGCAATGATGTCCTGCAGGGCGGCTATGGCAATGACGATCTGAGCGGCGGCGAGGGCAATGATGTTCTCGATGGCGGCCACGGCGAAGATGTGCTGAATGGCGGGGCGGGGGATGATCTTCTGATCTCACGCTCCGATGGCCGGGAAGGGGCGATTGCCTATGTGGAAGGGCGCGACGAGGGCGACCCTTACAATGAGCTGACCAATGGCAAGCTCTATCCGAACCAGCCGATCCCGGCGGACGATGTTCTGACCGGCGGCGCGGGCGCGGACACCTTCTACTTCCAGACCCTGATCAACGCCAAACAGCGGTACATCGAAGAGCACACCCAGGATGACGGCACGATCCGCTGGCATGGGGTGGCCGGCGAGAACGACAAGCTGCACGACCATTGGGTCGACATGATCGGCAATGACGTGATTACCGACTTCAACCGGGGTGAGGGCGACCGGATCCTCATTGAGGGCCACACAACCAAGATCCGCTCGATCAGCTATGGCGATGCCAACTCCGACGGGGTTATGGATCACTCGGTGATTCAGCTTTATTCCGACCAGGGCCGGGGCGGCGGCGCCCACCATATGGATGAGCTGGGTACGATCACGGTCTATGGCGACCTGGTGCGCCTCACCGACATCTCCACCACCTCCCGGCCGGCTTACGGTATCGTTGAATCCATCGCCGATCTCAACGAGGCCATCCAGCCCATCCAGATCTCAGAAGACAGAGGACCAATCACGCCACCGGACAATCTGCCGGAACAAGCGGACTTGCCACTGCCAGTCGGAATGACACCTGTCTTTGCCTTTGCCGGTCCGACGGATTTTTCTGGCGAGCGCGGGGATTATTTGCAAGCGGCGCATTCGGAGGCGCTGGCCTTGGCCAATGGCACGATCTCGCTGACCTTTGCGGCCGATACGGTTGAGGGCAGCCGGACGCTGTTTTCCAAGGATGGCCGGGGCTATGACAGCGGCGGTCACCTGACGGTCTATCTGAAGGATGGCTTTTTGTATGTCCGTCAGCAGTCGGACACAAAAAGCGAATATCTGAAGGTCAAGGACGTGGTGATTGCCGCCGGCCAAACCTATCACCTGGCCGTTTCCTTTGGCGCGGACGGGCTGAACTTTTATCTCAACGGCCAGTTGGCGGCCTCCGAGCCGGAGTTCCAGCAGGGGCTTGAAGCCAATACCCGGGCCTTTGTGGTCGGTGCGTCCGGAGCCTGGCGCTCCGATGACAGCCAGCGGGCGTCCTCCCAGTTCGACGGCACGATTTCCGACGTGATGGTGTTTGGCAGTCAATTGGGTCAGACCGATGTGGCGGCACTTGCCGGAGCGGTGGATGCCAATTTTGAGAGTGTGGCGCTCAATGCCATTGCCCAGAACAATCTGATCCCGGCGTTCCAGCAGCTGCATCATGGCTCGGATGAAGCCAAGGCGCTGGCCATGGCCTATGGCATCACCCATGATGGCGATCTGACCACCGGGGCGGCGATCCAGTCCGGAACCGATGGAGCCGATGCGCTGTCGGGAACCGGTGAGGCCGATGCCATTGATGGCGGGCTTGGCAACGACACGATCGATGGCGGGGGCGGCAATGATGTCCTGCAGGGCGGCTATGGCAATGACGATCTGAGCGGCGGCGAGGGCAATGATGTTCTCGATGGCGGCCACGGCGAAGATGTGCTGAATGGCGGTGCAGGCGATGACCTTCTGATCTCGCGCTCCGACGGCCGGGAAGGGGCGATTGCCTATGTGGAAGGGCGCGACGAGGGCGACCCTTACAATGAGCTGACCAACGGCAAGCTCTATCCGAACCAGCCGATCCCGGCGGACGATGTTCTGACCGGCGGCGCGGGCGCGGACACCTTCTACTTCCAGACCCTGATCAACGCCAAACAGCGGTACATTGAAGAGCACACCCAGGATGACGGCACGATCCGCTGGCATGGGGTGGCCGGCGAGAACGACAAGCTGCACGACCATTGGGTCGACATGATCGGCAATGACGTGATCACCGACTTCAACCGGGGTGAGGGCGACCGGATCATCATAGAGGGCCACACCACCAAGATCCGCTCGATCAGCTATGGCGATGCCAACTCCGACGGGGTTATGGATCACTCGGTGATTCAGCTTTATTCCGACCAGGGGCGGGGCGGCGGCGCCCACCATATGGACGAACTGGGCACAATCACGGTCTATGGCGACCTGGTGCGCCTCACCGACATCTCCACCACCTCCCGTCCGGCCTACGGCATCGTTGAATCCATCGCCGACCTCAACGAGGCCATCCAGCCCATCCAGATCTCTGAAGACAGGGGACCAATCGCTCCACCGGATAATTTGCCGGGGCTGAGCGGTCTCACTCCTCCGGCTGGTGTCAATGCCGTGTTCTCTGTCCCTGGTCAGCTTGAGTTTGAAGATGTGCGCAACGGTCAATTTG